GGTGGTGTGCTTGAGGCTGACCGGACTGACGACAAGATCGACGAGGAGCTGGCGAGCCAGCCCCCAGTAGGCGGAAGCGATGAGCAATGAGGGCTTCCTCGAAGACGCGGCTACCCGGCACCAGATTTACGTCCAGCGGTACGCGGGCGGAAACCTCAAGCGTGTAGCTGTGTTCCTCAGCAAGGCGATCAGGACAGCCAAGGAACGCGTATCCGCAGGACTGAGCGCCTACGGCACGCGTCGGTACACCTCGCAGATAGAAACGCTTCAGGGCGATTTGCGCGGCATCTACGACGACCTCAAGGGGCGCGCTCAGCTTGATCTGGGCGAATTCGCGGCCTACGAGGCTGAATTCAACGCCACCATGTTGGGCAAGGTCGTCCGGGCCGTGGTGCAGCTCAGTGTTCCGTCGGCTGAGATGGTTTCGGCTGCCGCCCTGATCGATCCGCTGCAGTTGGAGGCGCGCAAGGGAATACAGCGCATCAGCATCAGTGGTGCGTTGGACCAGTTCGGGACCAAGAAAGCAGCCGAGATCATCGGTGAGATCCAGATTGGTTCAAGCTTGGGCGAAACCAGCCAGCAGATCAGAAGGCGCCTGACAGGCATTCACCAGTTGCAGCAGGACCAGGCCGCCTCGCTGGTCCGCACCATGACCAACCACATCGCCAGCACGGCCAGGGCCGAGGTGCTCAAGGCAAACGACGACATTCTCAAAGGGATGCGCCGGATTGCCACGCTCGACTCCAAGACCACGCTGTTCTGCATGAGCATCGACCAGACGATTATCCCGCTGGATGGGCCGCGACCGCCGTATCACTGGGGGTGCCGCACGACAATCGTACCTGTGCTGAAGGACGAGTTTGCGCGGGAGATTCCAGGCTCTACCAGGCCCTCAATCGGTCCTGATGGGGTGGCGCTGGTATCGAGCAAGACGAGCTATCAGGAATGGCTGGCACGTCAGCCGGCGGCCTTCCAGCGTGACATCCTCGGCCCGAACCGGTACGCGCTGTTCAGCAAGGGAGAACTGACTCTGGACAAGTTCATCGATGACAACGGCAAGACGCTGACCCTTCAGCAACTGAAAGACCTTGAGCCCCTGGCTTTCGAGCGTGCGGGTCTTTAGCGAGTAACCAGATTGAACAGCCCTGCCAGCCGGCGGGGCTTTTTTATACCCGCAGGCAGGGCCTGCACCAAGTCTCTGGGAGACAGCAATGACCTTGAAATTCCAACTGGACAGCCTCGATGGCGTCGACGAATCCATTCAGGCCCTGTACGTCGAGAAGGACGGAAAATTCGTTCTCGGCATCGAAGGTCTGCCACAACCTGAAGATGTCTCCGGCCTCAAGTCGAAGGTTCAGGAACTGCTGGACGAGAAGAAAGCGGCTGACAAAGCCCGCAAGGAGGCCGAAGACGCGGCCCGCCTGGAGCGTGAAGAATCCGCCCGCAAGTCTGGCAACGTCGAAGAGCTCGAAAAGTCCTGGTCGGAGAAGTACAACCGCCGCGAGGCTGAGCTGAACGGCTTGCTGGAGCAGGAGCGTGGCAGCTTGGGCGGGCAGATCCGGGATCTGACCGTCGGCCGTACCGCCACTGACATCGCGACCACGCTGGCCATCCCCGGCAGCGCCAAGGCATTGCTTCCCCACATCGAACGCCGCCTGAGCGTTGAGCAGCGCGACGGTAAACCCACCGTTGTGGTGCTGGATCAGGCCGGCAAGCTCTCCGCGACCACGCTGGACGAGTTGAAAGCTGAATTCATGAACGACCCTGCGTTCGGTCCACTGATCGCAGGCAGCAAGGCATCTGGCGGCGGGGCCGGCGGTGCTGGGAAGGGCGGCGGGGCCGCGAAAGGAAACATTGGCGGCACCAAGACGGAACGCACGGCGGCAATTGCCAGCCGGTTCCCAGATCTCCCTCAATCGTAAGGAAATAACTCATGTCCCTGTCGCAAATGCAGGTTTTCAACGAATACATCATGCCGGCGACTCTTGAGACGCTGGATCAGTATCTGGCCGCTTTCAACGCTGCCAGCCGCGGCGCAATTGTGCTGTCTCCGGACGGCTTCACCGGCGACTTCCTTCAGGAGTCGTTCTTCCAGACCTTGGCGGCTGCCCAGCGCCGTGTGGACCGCTACAGCGCAAACGCTGCTGTGGCCGCCACCGATCTGACCGAACTGAAAAACACCTCGGTGAAAGTCGCCGGCGGTTTCGGTCCGATCCGCTACGAGCCGTCGCAGATGACCTGGCTGGAGCGCCCAACCGCGCAAGGCATCGAGGTGGCGAGCCGTGCGTTCGCCGAGATCCTGCTGAAGGACCAACTGAACACCGCGATTGCAGCTCTGGTAGCGGCCATCACCGCTCAGGCCGCCGCCGTGAATGATGTGTCGGCTACCGCAGGCATCACCTACGCCGGTCTGAACAACGCCCATGCGAAGTTCGGCGATGCAAGCCAGAACCTGGTCACCCAGGTGATGCAGGGCACCAGCTACCACAAGTTGGTCGGCCAGAATCTGGCGAACCAGCAGCAGCTGTTCCAGGCTGGCAACGTCCGCGTGGTGGACATCCTCGGCAAGATCTCCGTTGTGACGGATGCCCCTGCGCTGATGCAGGCCGGCACCCCGAACAAGGAAATCATCCTGTCCTTGGTGCAAGGCGCCGCGCTGGTCCACGATGGCCGCGACATCATCAGTAACGTCCAGACCACCAACGGTAAGGAGCGTATCGAAACCACGCTCCAGACCGACTACACCTTCGGCCTGGGCCTGAAGGGCTACACATGGGACACCACCGCCGGCGGCAAGTCGCCAACCGACGCCGAGCTGGCGACCGGGACCAACTGGGACAAGACCGCCACCAGCATCAAGCACACCGCCGGTGTTGCTCTGATCGGTGATGCCTCCAAGTAACCCTGACAGCCGAGCCGGGCCCAGTGCCCGGTTTGGCGAGGACATGATCATGAGCAACAAGAACATCTGGTATCTGCCCGGCCCGTTCCACCAGTACCAGGAAGACGTGAAGGCGCTGGCCAAAGACGCCGGCCTGCGCATCATCGACGCCAACGCGACGGAAGGCCGTGAAGACGCCGCCTCCGAGGTGCCTGAAGTCACGCTGCGTGAAACTCCCCACCAGGTGGTGATTGTCGGCGCCGGAGATTCCGAGCAACTGAAAGACCTGATCTTACGACTGAACATCGAGCGTGATCTGATCGTTACGTTGGTCGAGTCGGCCGAGGGTCTGGCTCCTCTGACGCACCCAGAAGCCGGCGAGCTGCCGATCCGCCTATTCGATGCGTTGAGCGGTATTCACCAAGGCATCACCAAGCTGAAGTCCGAGCGTGACGGTCTTGCTACTGAAAACGAAGCCCTGCGTGGCGAAGTGGCCAGCCTCAAGGCCTTGGCGAACAAGACCGCCGATGACAGCGCCGAGATCGAAGCCCTCAAGGCCGCACTCGATGCCGCCAATGTCACCTATCGCGCCAACGCCTCGAAAGAAGCGCTGCAGAAGCAGGTAGCTGAACTGACCAAGGCGTAACACCCGGGGCTTCGGCCCCGCTCATTCAAGCGGAGGCCTGATGGCTACCTACATCACCGTGGCGGACGTAGACGCCATCCTCGGCTCCGACTGGACCACCGAGGACAAGAAGGCGCGCTCGGTCATGCAGGCCAACGCCTATCTGACCTCGCTGAACCTGGTCGGCGTCGACATGGATTCCATCCCGGTAGAGGTGAAGCAGGCCGGCGCTGAGCTGGCCAAGGTCGCCTCCGAGGGCAAGCTGTACCAGCAGAAGACGGAAGGCTCGCTCGAAGCCAAGACGGTAAAAGCCGGCTCGGTCACCACCAGCAAGACGTTCGCCTCGATCGACACCAGCAAGCTCATCGCGCAACCGGGTGATGTCCAGTTCGCACTGGCACTCCTCAACCCATGGATGCGAAGCGCATACAGCTTCGACGTGTACAGGTGACCCATGGGATTACGCGATGAGATCCAGGCTGATCTGGCCGAGGCCTTCGACACTGACCTGGCCGATGCGGTGCAGGCGTTCACTGGTGAATACCTGGGCCCCGGCGTTTACGACCCGGTGACCGAAGAGACAACCGCCCTGCCTGTGGCCTATACCGGGCGCGGCGTGCTGGATAACTACGACAGCCGCCGCATCGACAACGTGAACATCAAGGTCGGCGACGTGCTGCTGATCTGCCTCGCGAACGAAACCACGGACAAGCCTGCCGTTGGCCATAAGGTCACCACCACCGACCTGCTTACGGGTGAGCCTGCGGTTTACACCATCGTCAACCCGGGCGTTGATCCGGCGGTTGCTCATTACGAGATCCAGATGAGGAAGTGACATGGCCAAGAGCAGAGGGTGGACCACTCCACCGAGCTTGTTCGCTGACGTGGTCGAGGAAGACTTGGTGAAACGCGTTCGCGTGATTGCCATGGCCATGCTGAACGAGATCGTCTTGCGGTCGCCTGTTGATACTGGGCGCTTCCGGGGAAACAACATCGTCAGCGTCGGTGCGCCGGTCTATACCACCACGGCAAACATTGACCCGAGCGGCGCGGACACCATCAGCCGCGGGCTTTCTGCAATGACCGGCCTGGAGCCGTTCACCCAAGTGTTCGTCCAGAACAACCTGATTTACAGCGTGCCGCTCGAAAACGGCCACTCAGCCCAGGCGCCGGCGGGCATCTACGGTGTCGCCTTCGCCGGCGTCTCACAGGCCTATAGCTCATGACCTTTGAACAGATCCGCAGCATCGTCATCACCCGCATGACGCAGTGGGCCGGTATCCCGGCTACCAGTGTGGATTACCCGAACAGTCCCCAGCCGTTCGACCCGGCCGGTAACCCCATCTGGGCCAGGCTGGCTGACGTGCCGGGATTGGCCAGCGCCCCAGAGGTGGGAGTCGGCGCATGCGTTCGTCGCACCGGGCTGATCATCATTCAGCTGTTCGTCCCTACCTACAAAGGCACGCTGGTCATCACCAAGGCCGCTGACACCCTCGTCGAGCACTTCCAGTTCTACAGCGACCCGACCGGGCCATTCGACTGCTTCGCCGTCTCGGCCAACGTGGTGGGTGATGACGGGCGCGGGTGGTACCAGGTCAACGTGTCGATCCCATACCGGGCCTACTGAGCCCTCAACATCCACCGCCACATGGCGGTTTTTTTACGCCTATCGATAGGAGAAACACCCCATGTCCAGTGGTGCCAAGGTCCAGCTTGCCTGGATCAAAGAGGTGACCCCAGGTGTTACGCCGGTCGGTGATTGGAACGTGCTGACGCGAATCAGTAACGGCCTGATGCCGACCTTCAACTCGGAAGAGAACAACGAAATCGGCTTCACCCGCATGTCGCAGGGTACCGCCCAGACCACTGTGGACGTTGGTGGCGACATCGAAACCAAGTGGCGCTATGGCGCGCTGGACGAGTTCCTGGCCTCGTGCTTCGGCAAGGCCTGGGCGGCGAACGTCCTCACCATGGGTGACGACCGTATCACCTTCTCGATCGCCTCCTACGCGACCGACATCGGCGTGTCGGCAATCGCCCGCGGCGTGCAAGTCGCGACCATGAACTTCGACTTCCCAGGCGACAACGAGGTCACGGTCACCACGACCATGGCCGCGCGCGCCTGGGATGACAAGGGCGACAACACATCGTTCATCGTCAACGCCCAGCCCGAAACCAGCCAGCGCCGCTTCAGCTTCAAGGACATCAGCGGACTGAAGATCAATGGCGTTCAGGTGGGCGAAGACAACGCCTGCGTCGACAGCTTCAACCTGCAGTTCGACAACGCCGTGCAGACCCAGCGCTGCATTGGCAACGGCAATCCGTACCCAGGCAACATCATTGCCACCACGTTCACCCCGTCGGGTGCGATCACCATCAGCTGGTCGAAGATGGCATACGAGCTTTGGAAGCGGCAGAAGTCCAGCGACGCGATCAGCCTGGAGTTCACCGTGGGCAACGCCGATGGCGGTTACAACATCCTGATCCCCGAGATGGAAGTGACCGCTGACTGGCCGGATGGCGGCTCCACCGACATCATCCAGGTGGAACTGAACTACACCGCCCGCCGCGTGGCCCCGACTATCACCCGCCTGCCTGCGCCAGTGGTTATTGCTGCCGTGGCCGTCACGCCAGACACCCTGGCGCTGGATGTTGGCGACACCGCCGACCTCGAGGCGCTGGTCACCCCGGCCGGAGCAAGCCAGAGCGTCATATGGACCAGCTCGTCCCCGGCCATTGCCAGTGTCAGCGAAACCGGCATGGTCACCGGCCTAGCCGCCGGCAGCGCGACTATCACGGCCGCCAGCGTCGCAGACGGCACCAAGACCGACACCTGCGCTGTCACCGTC
This region of Pseudomonas fluorescens genomic DNA includes:
- a CDS encoding phage head morphogenesis protein — protein: MSNEGFLEDAATRHQIYVQRYAGGNLKRVAVFLSKAIRTAKERVSAGLSAYGTRRYTSQIETLQGDLRGIYDDLKGRAQLDLGEFAAYEAEFNATMLGKVVRAVVQLSVPSAEMVSAAALIDPLQLEARKGIQRISISGALDQFGTKKAAEIIGEIQIGSSLGETSQQIRRRLTGIHQLQQDQAASLVRTMTNHIASTARAEVLKANDDILKGMRRIATLDSKTTLFCMSIDQTIIPLDGPRPPYHWGCRTTIVPVLKDEFAREIPGSTRPSIGPDGVALVSSKTSYQEWLARQPAAFQRDILGPNRYALFSKGELTLDKFIDDNGKTLTLQQLKDLEPLAFERAGL
- a CDS encoding major capsid protein, with amino-acid sequence MSLSQMQVFNEYIMPATLETLDQYLAAFNAASRGAIVLSPDGFTGDFLQESFFQTLAAAQRRVDRYSANAAVAATDLTELKNTSVKVAGGFGPIRYEPSQMTWLERPTAQGIEVASRAFAEILLKDQLNTAIAALVAAITAQAAAVNDVSATAGITYAGLNNAHAKFGDASQNLVTQVMQGTSYHKLVGQNLANQQQLFQAGNVRVVDILGKISVVTDAPALMQAGTPNKEIILSLVQGAALVHDGRDIISNVQTTNGKERIETTLQTDYTFGLGLKGYTWDTTAGGKSPTDAELATGTNWDKTATSIKHTAGVALIGDASK
- a CDS encoding protein singed — its product is MATYITVADVDAILGSDWTTEDKKARSVMQANAYLTSLNLVGVDMDSIPVEVKQAGAELAKVASEGKLYQQKTEGSLEAKTVKAGSVTTSKTFASIDTSKLIAQPGDVQFALALLNPWMRSAYSFDVYR
- a CDS encoding glutamate 5-kinase, whose protein sequence is MGLRDEIQADLAEAFDTDLADAVQAFTGEYLGPGVYDPVTEETTALPVAYTGRGVLDNYDSRRIDNVNIKVGDVLLICLANETTDKPAVGHKVTTTDLLTGEPAVYTIVNPGVDPAVAHYEIQMRK
- a CDS encoding phage tail terminator-like protein yields the protein MTFEQIRSIVITRMTQWAGIPATSVDYPNSPQPFDPAGNPIWARLADVPGLASAPEVGVGACVRRTGLIIIQLFVPTYKGTLVITKAADTLVEHFQFYSDPTGPFDCFAVSANVVGDDGRGWYQVNVSIPYRAY
- a CDS encoding phage tail tube protein, with translation MSSGAKVQLAWIKEVTPGVTPVGDWNVLTRISNGLMPTFNSEENNEIGFTRMSQGTAQTTVDVGGDIETKWRYGALDEFLASCFGKAWAANVLTMGDDRITFSIASYATDIGVSAIARGVQVATMNFDFPGDNEVTVTTTMAARAWDDKGDNTSFIVNAQPETSQRRFSFKDISGLKINGVQVGEDNACVDSFNLQFDNAVQTQRCIGNGNPYPGNIIATTFTPSGAITISWSKMAYELWKRQKSSDAISLEFTVGNADGGYNILIPEMEVTADWPDGGSTDIIQVELNYTARRVAPTITRLPAPVVIAAVAVTPDTLALDVGDTADLEALVTPAGASQSVIWTSSSPAIASVSETGMVTGLAAGSATITAASVADGTKTDTCAVTVTV